The Bacillus sp. Y1 genome includes the window ACGAAAGTCTGACGGAGCAACGCCGCGTGAGTGATGAAGGTTTTCGGATCGTAAAACTCTGTTGTTAGGGAAGAACAAGTACCGGAGTAACTGCCGGTACCTTGACGGTACCTAACCAGAAAGCCACGGCTAACTACGTGCCAGCAGCCGCGGTAATACGTAGGTGGCAAGCGTTGTCCGGAATTATTGGGCGTAAAGCGCGCGCAGGTGGTCTCTTAAGTCTGATGTGAAAGCCCCCGGCTCAACCGGGGAGGGTCATTGGAAACTGGGAGACTTGAGTGCAGGAGAGAAGAGTGGAATTCCACGTGTAGCGGTGAAATGCGTAGAGATGTGGAGGAACACCAGTGGCGAAGGCGACTCTTTGGCCTGTAACTGACACTGAGGCGCGAAAGCGTGGGGAGCAAACAGGATTAGATACCCTGGTAGTCCACGCCGTAAACGATGAGTGCTAAGTGTTAGAGGGTTTCCGCCCTTTAGTGCTGCAGCAAACGCATTAAGCACTCCGCCTGGGGAGTACGGCCGCAAGGCTGAAACTCAAAGGAATTGACGGGGGCCCGCACAAGCGGTGGAGCATGTGGTTTAATTCGAAGCAACGCGAAGAACCTTACCAGGTCTTGACATCCTTTTGCCTTCCCTAGAGATAGGGCGTTCCCCTTCGGGGGACAAAAGTGACAGGTGGTGCATGGTTGTCGTCAGCTCGTGTCGTGAGATGTTGGGTTAAGTCCCGCAACGAGCGCAACCCTTGATCTTAGTTGCCAGCATTCAGTTGGGCACTCTAAGGTGACTGCCGGTGACAAACCGGAGGAAGGTGGGGATGACGTCAAATCATCATGCCCCTTATGACCTGGGCTACACACGTGCTACAATGGGTGGTACAAAGGGCAGCAAAACCGCGAGGTCGAGCCAATCCCATAAAACCACTCTCAGTTCGGATTGTAGGCTGCAACTCGCCTACATGAAGCTGGAATCGCTAGTAATCGCGGATCAGCATGCCGCGGTGAATACGTTCCCGGGCCTTGTACACACCGCCCGTCACACCACGAGAGTTTGTAACACCCGAAGTCGGTGGGGTAACCGTAAGGAGCCAGCCGCCTAAGGTGGGACAGATGATTGGGGTGAAGTCGTAACAAGGTAGCCGTATCGGAAGGTGCGGCTGGATCACCTCCTTTCTAAGGAAAATTGAGGCTTACGACCTTCGGTCGAAGCTAACAGCGTTGATGATATGATTTGTTTAGTTTTGAGAGAGCAATCTCTCTATGATAATCGTTCTTTGAAAACTAGATAATGTAATATGAAGAAGGCAAAAAAGAAATACCGAGTAATCGCCATTTTAGTTTTCTCTCTATTTAATATAGAGAAACTTTTTAACCGTAGGTTAAGTTAGAAAGGGCGCACGGTGGATGCCTTGGCACTAGGAGCCGATGAAGGACGGGACTAACACCGATATGCTTCGGGGAGCTGTAAGTAAGCTTTGATCCGGAGATTTCCGAATGGGGAAACCCCCTATCCGTAATGGGATAGGATCTTTACCTGAATACATAGGGTATTGAAGGCAGACCCGGGGAACTGAAACATCTAAGTACCCGGAGGAAGAGAAAGCAAACGCGATTCCCTGAGTAGCGGCGAGCGAAACGGGATTAGCCCAAACCAAGAGGCTTGCCTCTTGGGGTTGTAGGACACTCTATACGGAGTTACAAAGGAATGAAGTAGACGAATCGATCTGGAAAGGTCAGTCATAGAAGGTAACAACCCTGTAGTTGAAACTTCGTTCCCTCTTGAGTGGATCCTGAGTACGGCGGAACACGTGAAATTCCGTCGGAAGCAGGGAGGACCATCTCCCAAGGCTAAATACTACCTAGTGACCGATAGTGAACCAGTACCGTGAGGGAAAGGTGAAAAGCACCCCGGAAGGGGAGTGAAAGAGATCCTGAAACCGTGTGCCTACAAGTAGTTAGAGCCCGTTAATGGGTGATAGCGTGCCTTTTGTAGAATGAACCGGCGAGTTACGATTACATGCGAGGTTAAGTTGTGAAGACGGAGCCGTAGCGAAAGCGAGTCTGAATAGGGCGCTTTAGTATGTGGTCGTAGACCCGAAACCAGGTGATCTACCCATGTCCAGGGTGAAGTCCAGGTAACACTGGATGGAGGCCCGAACCCACGCACGTTGAAAAGTGCGGGGATGAGGTGTGGGTAGCGGAGAAATTCCAATCGAACTTGGAGATAGCTGGTTCTCTCCGAAATAGCTTTAGGGCTAGCCTCATGTAGTAAGAGTCTTGGAGGTAGAGCACTGTTTGGACTAGGGGCCCTCATCGGGTTACCGAATTCAGACAAACTCCGAATGCCAAAGACTTATCCATGGGAGTCAGACTGCGAGTGATAAGATCCGTAGTCGAAAGGGAAACAGCCCAGACCACCAGCTAAGGTCCCAAAGTATACGTTAAGTGGCAAAGGATGTGGAGTTGCTTAGACAACCAGGATGTTGGCTTAGAAGCAGCCACCATTTAAAGAGTGCGTAATAGCTCACTGGTCGAGTGACTCCGCGCCGAAAATGTAACGGGGCTAAACGTATCACCGAAGCTGTGGATTGACATCTTAGATGTCAGTGGTAGGAGAGCGTTCTAAGGGCGTTGAAGCTAGACCGTAAGGACTGGTGGAGCGCTTAGAAGTGAGAATGCCGGTATGAGTAGCGAAAGATGGGTGAGAATCCCATCCACCGAATGCCTAAGGTTTCCTGAGGAAGGCTCGTCCGCTCAGGGTTAGTCGGGACCTAAGCCGAGGCCGAAAGGCGTAGGCGATGGACAACAGGTTGATATTCCTGTACCACCAAATTACCGTTTGAGTGATGGGGGGACGCAGGAGGATAGGGTAAGCGCGCTGTTGGATATGCGCGTCCAAGCAGTTAGGCTGCAAGTGAGGCAAATCCCACTTGCATAAGGCTGAGCTGTGATGACGAGGGAAATATAGTACCGAAGTTCCTGATTCCACACTGCCAAGAAAAGCCTCTAGCGAGGTAACAGGTGCCCGTACCGCAAACCGACACAGGTAGGCGAGGAGAGAATCCTAAGGTGAGCGAGAGAACTCTCGTTAAGGAACTCGGCAAAATGACCCCGTAACTTCGGGAGAAGGGGTGCTCTTCAGGGTGAATAGCCCAGAAGAGCCGCAGTGAATAGGCCCAGGCGACTGTTTAGCAAAAACACAGGTCTCTGCGAAGCCGCAAGGCGAAGTATAGGGGCTGACGCCTGCCCGGTGCTGGAAGGTTAAGAGGAGGGGTTAGCTCACGCGAAGCTCTGAATCGAAGCCCCAGTAAACGGCGGCCGTAACTATAACGGTCCTAAGGTAGCGAAATTCCTTGTCGGGTAAGTTCCGACCCGCACGAAAGGCGTAACGATCTGGGCACTGTCTCAACGAGAGACTCGGTGAAATTATAGTACCTGTGAAGATGCAGGTTACCCGCGACAGGACGGAAAGACCCCGTGGAGCTTTACTGTAGCCTGATATTGAATTTTGGTACAGCTTGTACAGGATAGGTAGGAGCCTGAGAAGCCGGAGCGCTAGCTTCGGTGGAGGCGTCGGTGGGATACTACTCTGGCTGTATTGAAATTCTAACCCTCACCCCTGATCGGGGTGGGAGACAGTGTCAGGTGGGCAGTTTGACTGGGGCGGTCGCCTCCTAAAAAGTAACGGAGGCGCCCAAAGGTTCCCTCAGAATGGTTGGAAATCATTCGTAGAGTGTAAAGGCACAAGGGAGCTTGACTGCGAGACCTACAAGTCGAGCAGGGACGAAAGTCGGGCTTAGTGATCCGGTGGTTCCGCATGGAAGGGCCATCGCTCAACGGATAAAAGCTACCCCGGGGATAACAGGCTTATCTCCCCCAAGAGTCCACATCGACGGGGAGGTTTGGCACCTCGATGTCGGCTCATCGCATCCTGGGGCTGTAGTCGGTCCCAAGGGTTGGGCTGTTCGCCCATTAAAGCGGTACGCGAGCTGGGTTCAGAACGTCGTGAGACAGTTCGGTCCCTATCCGTCGTGGGCGTAGGAAATTTGAGAGGAGCTGTCCTTAGTACGAGAGGACCGGGATGGACGCACCGCTGGTGTACCAGTTGTCTTGCCAAAGGCATCGCTGGGTAGCTATGTGCGGAAGGGATAAGTGCTGAAAGCATCTAAGCATGAAGCCCCCCTCAAGATGAGATTTCCCATAGCGCAAGCTAGTAAGATCCCTGAAAGATGATCAGGTTGATAGGTCAGAGGTGGAAGCGCGGTGACGTGTGGAGCTGACTGATACTAATCGATCGAGGACTTAATCTAAAAAGCGGAAACGGCTTGGTCAGGGACGACAGGCATAAGACGAAAACTGAAAGAGGTCCTGACCTCTGGACGGCTTTGGCTTATGACCCCGAGTCCCTAGCCGTTGGAGCTGGATTCCGCTCGGAGAACTCTCTGTATTTCTTCTTCTTCATTCATTATCTAGTTTTGAAGGAATGATTTTCTTCAATCATATAATCTAGTGGCGATAGCGAAAAGGTCACACCCGTTCCCATACCGAACACGGAAGTTAAGCTTTTCAGCGCCGATGGTAGTTGAGGGTTTCCCTCTGTGAGAGTAGGACGTCGCTAGGTTTAAAAATGGCCCCTTGGTCAAGCGGTTAAGACACCGCCCTTTCACGGCGGTAACACGGGTTCGAATCCCGTAGGGGTCACCAAAGTTTTTTCGAAAAATGAAAATACCTTTCCATTTTGGAGGATTAGCTCAGCTGGGAGAGCACCTGCCTTACAAGCAGGGGGTCGGCGGTTCGATCCCGTCATCCTCCATCAAGACTATTTTTTACGTAAGTGAAAATAAGAATTGTAATAAGCCGGCGTAGCTCAATTGGTAGAGCAACTGACTTGTAATCAGTAGGTTGGGGGTTCAAGTCCTCTCACCGGCACCATTCGTACGAGCCATTAGCTCAGTCGGTAGAGCATCTGACTTTTAATCAGAGGGTCGAAGGTTCGAGTCCTTCATGGCTCACCAAAGTTTTTTGCTTCAGCAAAATAACTTTCCATTATGCGGGTGTGGCGGAATTGGCAGACGCACTAGACTTAGGATCTAGCGCCGCAAGGCGTGGGGGTTCGACTCCCTTCACCCGCACCAATGCTTCTTTTTGTATCCTAATAACTTTCCATATGCGGAAGTAGTTCAGTGGTAGAATACAACCTTGCCAAGGTTGGGGTCGCGGGTTCGAATCCCGTCTTCCGCTCCAGAACTTACTTTTGCCGGGGTGGCGGAACTGGCAGACGCACAGGACTTAAAATCCTGCGGTAGGTGACTACCGTACCGGTTCGATTCCGGTCCTCGGCACCAAGGATTTTTACGAATGTAAAATATCCATCCATTAGCGCTAGCAAAATAGGTATCGTTAAGTTACGAATGTAAAATATCCATCTATTAGTGCAAAGCAAAATAGATGTCCTTTACACACTAATATAAGTGACATTACAAAAATATGCGCCCGTAGCTCAATTGGATAGAGCGTCTGACTACGGATCAGAAGGTTATGGGTTCGACTCCTTTCGGGCGCGCCATTTCTATTAATATTTGTTTGGGGCCTTAGCTCAGCTGGGAGAGCGCCTGCCTTGCACGCAGGAGGTCAGCGGTTCGATCCCGCTAGGCTCCACCAAGATTTTTTCACGGAACGTAGTGTAGTGAAAATAATCTTCAATAATTCATGGAACGTAGTGTAGTAAAACATCTATTTTAAATTAACTTTGGCGGTGTAGCTCAGCTGGCTAGAGCGTACGGTTCATACCCGTGAGGTCGGGGGTTCGATCCCCTCCGCCGCTACCATAATAGTTTTATTTCTTTGGAGGTATACCCAAGTCTGGCTGAAGGGATCGGTCTTGAAAACCGACAGGCGGGTCAAACCGCGCGGGGGTTCGAATCCCTCTACCTCCTCCATCTTAAGTAAACTCTTGAAAAAACTCTGGTCCCGTGGTGTAGCGGTTAACATGCCTGCCTGTCACGCAGGAGATCGCCGGTTCGATCCCGGTCGGGACCGCCATCTATACATAATTGAATAGCAATACAATGGCTCAGTAGCTCAGTCGGTAGAGCAAAGGACTGAAAATCCTTGTGTCGGCGGTTCGATTCCGTCCTGAGCCATCTTTCTTTTTTGAAGGGGTATAGTTTAAAGGTAGAACAAAGGTCTCCAAAACCTTCGGTGTGGGTTCGATTCCTACTACCCCTGTCAAATAACATGGCGGTTGTGGCGAAGTGGTTAACGCATCGGATTGTGGTTCCGACATTCGTGGGTTCGATTCCCATCAGTCGCCCCATTATATGCAATTTCTTCATTGGGCTATAGCCAAGCGGTAAGGCAACGGACTTTGACTCCGTCATGCGTTGGTTCGAATCCAGCTAGCCCAGTACGAAAAGCGGAGCCGACTGTTTTGGTCCGACAAGCGCTGGAGGGGCACCTGCGGAAGTCATAAGACTTCAAAGGGGCACCGAAGCGACCTCGAGGACCAAGGAGGCGCAGCTGGACAATATAATATGCGGGTGTAGTTTAATGGTAAAACCTCAGCCTTCCAAGCTGATGTCGTGAGTTCGATTCTCATCACCCGCTCCATAAATACATATAACCTTGTTTCCAACACTAGAGTTGTTTCAAAAAATGAAGCAGCCCTAGTGTTTTTTATTTTTTAAGAAATTGTTTTTATAAAGAAAGGACAGGTGCATAGCACCTATCCTTTTACCAATCTTGTGTATTTTCAAGTAAATGATCGATTTCAATTGTTGTGATGAATGAAAATCCTTCATCTTCAGTAAGGTCGCGAGTGGATTCTAACAATTCATCGATATCAGCTTTTATTAATCGCATAGTTATATACTCCTCTCGTTTATGTACGTTATTAACCATACCCTATTTTCTGGTCTACTAAACTTTTCGATGCGAAGTTCTTCTTTATGGGGGTAAGAAGAAATAAATTATTAATTTCTTTCCCTTATCATGTTATGAATAAAATATGACCAAACTATTACTTAGCTATTAATAAAATAGGAAGAATCTCATTTTTAGTTGAAAAATAGTTATAAATACATTTAAATTAAGGTCGAGAGATGTAGGGGGAGTTGAGATAAATGAAAGTATTAGTGATAGAAGATAATGAGAGTGTATGCTCAATGATTGATATGTTTTTTTCTAAAGAGGGAATCAAAGGGACGTATATCCACGATGGTTTAGAAGGCCTTAACACGTTTAAATCAGGTGAATGGGACTTGGTTATTATTGACTGGATGCTTCCGAGTATGGATGGTGTTATGATATGCCGAAAAATCCGAGAAGAAGGCTATTCGGTTCCCATTATTATGTTAACTGCAAAGGATACAGAGTCAGACCAAGTGCTAGGACTTGAAATGGGAGCTGATGATTATGTAACAAAACCGTTCAGTCCACTTGCTTTAATGGCAAGAATCAAGGCGATTAGTCGTCGTATGCAAAGTAATGATCTAGTAAAAGTTGATAAAGGGATGCTCCAAACAAAACATTTTAAAATTAGTAAAGATACAAGAGAAGTGTTTTTAGATGATCAGCCAGTGTTAAATTTAACACCGAAGGAATTTGAACTTCTTTACTACTTCGCACAGCATCCAAAGCAGGTCTTTACAAGGGAACAGCTTCTTGAGCGAGTATGGGGATACCAATTTTATGGCGATGAGCGAACAGTAGATGTTCATATTAAAAGATTAAGAAAGAAGATAGGAACCGATTCTCAGCCATTCTTCCATACTGTCTGGGGTGTAGGCTACAAGTTTGATGAAGTGGTGCAAGGAAATGAAAATTAAATATTTGTACCAGCAGCTTATAAGTCACATAAGTGTGCTAGTAGTTGCTTTTTTAATATTAAGCTTAGTGTTCTCTCATTACGTAGAAGGGCTTGTGTATAAAAATAAGGTGGATGAACTTGAATCATACGGTGAAAATATCTTGCGTGACATTACAGAGGGGAATCTTTCCTCCGACCGAATTGTAAATGAGTATATGACCGTATTAGGTGGACGGAATATTAGCTTTTCTATCTTTGATGAGAAAGGAGCAGTCATATTTCCCGCCGATAAGCACGGGGGAGATTTAAGGTTAGTGGATGAAGTACTTGAACAAATTTCGAGCGGAGAGACTCTAATTGTTAAAAATAGGACGAAACGCTCGGATCAGGAAGTAACACTTGTTGCTATTCCTTATATAGTAAATGGACAATTAGCAGGAGGAATCTTGCTTACTGCCCCAATTAGCGGTTCAAGAGAAATGATCAGTCAAATTAATCAATATTTATTTTATACTGTTCTCATCGCTTTAGTGGTTGCTGTTTTACTAAGCTTGATTTTATCAAGAATACATGTTCATCGAATTAAACGAATTCAAGCGGCAACATCATCCGTTGCTGCTGGGAATTACACAGTAAAGCTACCTTCTTCAACATTTGACGAAATAGGGGAACTGGCCGAGGACTTTAATTCAATGGTGATGCGATTAAATGCCTCGAAGGAAGAAATTGAAAGCTTGGAAAATCGCCGTCGTAATTTTATGTCAGATGTATCGCATGAACTTAGAACACCGCTTACAACGATCAGCGGAGTAATTGAAGGACTTAAAAATAATATGATTGCAGAAGAAGAAAAAGAGAAAGGAATTCAACTAGTAAGTAAAGAGACAAAGCGTCTGATTCGCCTGGTAAATGAAAATCTAGATTATGATAAAATCCGCTCAAATCAGATCAAGCTTACTAAAGAAGAGATTCCATTGGATGAGTTATTTGAAATCATCCAAGAGCAATTATCTCTTCAAGCAGAGGAAAAAGGGAACTCTATTCACATAGAG containing:
- a CDS encoding response regulator transcription factor — encoded protein: MKVLVIEDNESVCSMIDMFFSKEGIKGTYIHDGLEGLNTFKSGEWDLVIIDWMLPSMDGVMICRKIREEGYSVPIIMLTAKDTESDQVLGLEMGADDYVTKPFSPLALMARIKAISRRMQSNDLVKVDKGMLQTKHFKISKDTREVFLDDQPVLNLTPKEFELLYYFAQHPKQVFTREQLLERVWGYQFYGDERTVDVHIKRLRKKIGTDSQPFFHTVWGVGYKFDEVVQGNEN
- a CDS encoding sensor histidine kinase, which encodes MKIKYLYQQLISHISVLVVAFLILSLVFSHYVEGLVYKNKVDELESYGENILRDITEGNLSSDRIVNEYMTVLGGRNISFSIFDEKGAVIFPADKHGGDLRLVDEVLEQISSGETLIVKNRTKRSDQEVTLVAIPYIVNGQLAGGILLTAPISGSREMISQINQYLFYTVLIALVVAVLLSLILSRIHVHRIKRIQAATSSVAAGNYTVKLPSSTFDEIGELAEDFNSMVMRLNASKEEIESLENRRRNFMSDVSHELRTPLTTISGVIEGLKNNMIAEEEKEKGIQLVSKETKRLIRLVNENLDYDKIRSNQIKLTKEEIPLDELFEIIQEQLSLQAEEKGNSIHIEVEEGMSIYADYDRLVQILINITKNSIQFTSNGSIYLRGKNGIRETIIEIEDTGIGIDPMEIEKIWHRFYKAEISRTSNPFGEFGLGLSIVKQLVQLHSGKIEVTSDKGKGTIFTIRFPSE